The genome window TCTTTATTCCCAAGAAACATGGAGTCCTCTAGAGATATCACCTTTTGAGACTCATTGGCCTACGCTGTCCGGATGAGTGCTTCATGCGCTTGATCGCTTGGTTTTCGCTTGCTCACAAGAGCTATACTCAGACGATGCGATTGAGATATGTTCGTCCACTCTCTTTTCCTTGTGGCTCAAGCTTTTACGCATCTCGTTCAACTTCTATGAGATACCCCCTGTTTGAAAAGGTATTTACTTTTTTAGATAAAATGACGATGTAATTGTTGATTGCGACAGCAGAAGTGACTTTGAACCCTGCATAAGAAGGAAGTCACCAAGTTGGTGGAAAATGAGGATATAGATGAGCACGAAAACGTATTTAACAGTAATGGGTTTGTTTATAGGTCTAGTTTTGGTCTTAGGTGGGGCTGGAGGGTACTATATAAGCCAGGGGCAAAATGAGATAGCTATTGAGCAGAGCGATGAAAAAGGAATATCGAGTGAGAAATTCTTTGCCATGCAACAACTCAAAAATGAATTAGAAAAAAAAGACAGACAATTAAAAGATTTAAGGAGACAAGTTAGTCAGCAAGAACAGCATTTTATAGCTCAAAAGCTCAAATTGGAGGAATCTCCGGGGCACAAAAAACTACAAGCTATCTTGGAAGACTTCTTTAATGACACTAAATTTGAAGTTTACAGTCAAGGCCCCTACTTGGCGGTGAGAATGCCTCATACTGCTTTTGCTCTTTCTTCCTCTATTTTGTCCGACGAAGCAGTAAAGTCGCTAAAGACGGTGAGCGAAATCTTGCAGAAGCATAATGAAAAGTACTTTTTAATCGTAGAGGGGCATACAGATAATGTTGGATTTAAGCCAGGTTCATCCATTAGTTCTAATCGCCAATTGGGAGCACTTCGAGCTTTTCAGGTGATGAGGGCATTAGAAAGCTTCCAGGCTAAGCCAAGAGATATGATGCTGGCCTCTTGGGGGGAGTATATGCCTGTAATCGATTACAAAAGCGAAACGCCTGAAGCCAAAAATAGGCGGATCGAATTAGTTTTTGCTCCAAGACGGGTAGTCAAAAAGATTATTAAAACACCTGAAATTGCGGTTAGTGAGCAAGGCTAAACTTATATTCGCTTCTGACCCGAATGAAACCATATAGACTTAAAGAACAGTAGCGCAGGCTTTTACTTATTTCGTTCAACCTCAATTCCATCGTCAGGTTTTAATTCGCGCTATTCAAAGAGCTCAACTGGCCAGCTGCTAAAAGTTACTGAGAAAGCAAGCTTATCTTGCCATTACGTCTCCAAGAAACGCTGAAAGTGTCATTTCTTTATATTTATTGAAAAGATTTTTGTATTTGCAAACAAGAGTGCGGTAGTTAAATTAATTTGTTATTAACTCATTAATTGGTAGAATGCGAGTCAGGCAATTACGAGCACCGTGTCTCTCAGCATGTTTAGAATAGAGGAGAGTAAGCGTCATAGAAATTTAATAAAATAGACATATTGTATAACTAAGTTCTATAAAAGCTCATGAAACTTACTATTTGACAATGTTTAATTATTAACTACATTGTGATTTTGTCTAGCTAATAGTCATTACAATTAATTAAACAACTGCTATTGATTATGAAATTCCCAGGCATAAAGAAAATAAACTTACAAGAAGGTCAAAACAAAGGGATCAAATCCCTGCGCCAGAAGATAAGAGATACAGCGAAGGTGACTATGTCAATCCCGTTTAGGGAGTTACTGGAGGGCCTGAAAAACCAATCAGATGATAGACCAGATGAACTGGAGTTACCTGAGGCACTAGGTTCAAAGCGCTTTTTTGATATCGCAAGAGAGCAATTGGGGATGAACCGCCCAAAGTGCGCTGCTAAGGCCGCTAATAAGGGCATGAAGCAGGAAGATGTTGACCTCCATGTAGCTTGTATACTTTGGACGGACATTGGCAATGCTATGTATGATGCTGCTGAGAAGGAAGGAGCAATCGAGGCATTTAAAAAAGCTCATGAATTGAATGATGCTATTGTTCCAACCATATTCAATCTTGGA of Verrucomicrobiota bacterium contains these proteins:
- a CDS encoding OmpA family protein, whose protein sequence is MSTKTYLTVMGLFIGLVLVLGGAGGYYISQGQNEIAIEQSDEKGISSEKFFAMQQLKNELEKKDRQLKDLRRQVSQQEQHFIAQKLKLEESPGHKKLQAILEDFFNDTKFEVYSQGPYLAVRMPHTAFALSSSILSDEAVKSLKTVSEILQKHNEKYFLIVEGHTDNVGFKPGSSISSNRQLGALRAFQVMRALESFQAKPRDMMLASWGEYMPVIDYKSETPEAKNRRIELVFAPRRVVKKIIKTPEIAVSEQG